TTAACAGCCTGGCACTCCGATAACCAGTCACCGTCATCTGTGTGCTGGCATGGATATGCAGGTCCGGAAAATGCTCCCGGATAAAGGCGCACACCCCCAGATCCTGAACGATCACAGCATCCAGCCCCCGCTCATAGCAGGGCTTCAAAAAATCATACAGCTGGCCCAGCTCCGACTCCTTCACCAGAGTGTTTACCGTCATATAGAGCCTGCAGCCATGCAGATGCGCATAATCGATCGCTTCCAGGAAACGGTCTTCCTCCGGATTCTTTGCATAAGCGCGTGCTCCAAACCGGCTTCCTCCCATATAAACCGCATCCGCTCCAGCATTGACAGCGGCCTTCATACTCTCCATCGACCCGGCTGGCGCCAGGATTTCCACACGTGAATTCAAATCTACCTCCTGTAAAAAGTGAAAGAGAGGATATCCCCCTCAAAATGAGATTCCCCCCTGTACCTGTCGTTCCTGTCCTCAAGCTTTAACGGCGCTGCGGCTTCTTCGCCGCCACCGCTGCCGCAGCAGCCTGCAAAGCCTTCTGCTTCTCGTCCTCCGCCTTCTGCCAGTCTTCCTCCGCAGTCTGATGCTCTGCCTGATGCTTCGCCTCTGCTTCCTGTGCTGCTTCTGCCGCCTGCTGTTCTGCCTTGTGCTTCTTCTCCTGCGCTGTGTGAGCCCGCTGCTCTGCACGGTTCTTCCTATTCTCTGCCTCTGCGGCCTGCTGCTCTGCACGGTTCTTCTTATTCTCCGCATCTACAGCCTGCTGTACCGCCAGGTTCTTCTTTCCTTCTGCCGCCGCTGCCTGTTCGGCTTCCTGAAGCTTCCAACGGGTGGCCTCCAGCTCCTGCTCCAATGACTCCAGCTTCATCTGTATCGTGATCAGTTCATGCTTCAGGCTATATGCATCCTTCTCCAGCGCCGCCTTCTGCTCTGCCAGCAGATCCGCCCGCTCCTGCTCCTTGAAATAGTCGTCCGCAATATTCAGATGTATGGTCAGGTTCTGGTAATCCGCATTCATTCTGCGGAATCCGTCCTGCTTCCGGATCTTCCCAATCTTTTCATTCAGATATGCAGCCACCTTGCGGAGGTAAAACTCCTCCTCAGCTCCACCCAGGGTATATATGGTTCCATCTATCAAAACTTCCGTATAATTTTTCTGTTCCATTTCTATTGGCTCCTGATCTTTTCTTCATTCTCTGTCTTGTTGTCTGATTTTAAATACTCATAGACAGTTTACCATATCTATCGCCAATCAACAAGCCGAAAAAAGCATCATCCCTCAAAAGGAATCCCCAGATGCCGGTACGCACTCTCAGTGGCAACCCGGCCACGGGGCGTCCTGTTTATAAATCCGTTCATCAAAAGATACGGCTCGTACACATCCTCCAGCGTTCCTGCATCCTCTCCCAGCGCCGCCGCCAGAGTATCAAGACCAACCGGGCCGCCGCCGAACTTTTCTATCATCAAAAGCAGGATACTCCTGTCATTGTTGTCCAGTCCCAGCTTGTCCACATCCAGGATATCCAGTGCAAAATCCGCTACCGCCTTCGTGATCACACCGTCATATTTCACCTGCGCAAAATCCCTCACACGCTTAAGAAGACGGTTCGCCAGACGCGGCGTCCCCCTGGAGCGCCGTGCGATCTCCGCGGCTCCTGTATCTTCAATCTCCACTCCCAGCACCCGCGCCGAATGCTTCACAATGACCGCCAGCTCTTCTGTAGAATAAAACTCCAGCTTCTGCACCACACCGAAACGGTCCCGCAGAGGCGCAGTCAAAAGACCTGCCCGCGTCGTGGCTCCCACCAGAGTAAAATGCGGCAGATCCAGCCGGATAGACCGCGCCGAGGATTCCTTCCCCAACATGATATCGATCGCAAAATCCTCCATGGCAGGGTACAAAACCTCCTCCACCTGGCGGTTCAGCCGGTGGATCTCATCCACGAACAGAACATCCCCCTCCTGGAGGTTATTAAGGATCGCCGCCATCTCTCCGGGCTTCTCGATCGCCGGGCCGGAGGTGACCTTCATATGGACCCCCATCTCATTGGCTATGATACCAGACAGGGTTGTCTTGCCCAATCCCGGCGGGCCGTAAAACAGCACATGGTCCAGGGACTCCCCTCTCGCCTTGGCCGCATCGATATATACCTTCAGATTATTCTTGATCTTTTCCTGCCCGATATACTCGCTCAGCATCTGGGGGCGTAGGCTCGGCTCTATGTATTTATCCTCTTCCGTGACTTCCGTCGTTATGATCCGTCGTTCCATTCTCTGCTCCGTCGTCCTGCTTATTTTGTCTGCCTGGGATCTTCGTTAAAATGCCAGGTATTTCAGGGAACCCTTTAACACCGCTTCTGCCGACATCCCTTCTGTGATCTCCACCTGCCGTACCGCCTTCGTGGCTTCCGTCATGGAATATCCCAGAGCCACTAAAGCCTCGATCGCCTCTTTTCCGACGCCCTCCATACCGGTTGCCGCCGAAGAAGGCACTTCCGATCCGCCTGCAAAACTGCCCGGCAGAATATCCTCCATCTTGATCCGGTCTTTCAGATCCAGGATCACCCGCTTCGCCGTCTTCGGTCCAATCCCGGGCGCCCGGGAAATAGCCTTCGCATCCTCGGAAATGATGGCCATCCGCAGGTCATCCGGCTGAAGTGTGGACAGAATACCCAGCGCCGCCTTCGGTCCAATGCCGTTCACCCCAAGAAGCTGCTCAAACATCTGCTGGTCCTGGCGGCTTAAGAAGCCATACAGCGTCATGGCGTCCTCCCGTACCTGGAACGAGGTGTAGATCCGCACCTCCCCGCCGGTCCTGGGAATCCGGTCAAGCACTGACAGAGGCACATGGATATTCCATCCGATGCCCCCGGTCTCCACCACGATCCTGTCCTCTAAAATCTCTTCCAGCGTACCTTTTATATATGAAAACAAGCTGTTCATCCTCCCACAGTCCTGCCGTGAAAAAAATTCTCATCCGGCAGATTTGTCTGCCGTCATCATACCATAATCCATGTCCCATTGCAAGATGAATCGAACAAATATTCTGTTTACAGCGTTGACTTTCCAGCCGCCAGCCGCTATAATTCATGATAGAAAACCAATACAGTGATGACACAGGAGTACCCCATGATAACGATAGAAAAACGCTTAGACCTTCCCAACACCTACCCGTTAGAACGGATCGGACCGCTGGAAGAACTGCTCTTTTTTGACATTGAGACCACCGGGTTTTCCGGTGATTATTCCAATCTGTATCTGATCGGCTGTACCTATTATAAAGATGGCGGCTGGAATCTGATCCAGTGGTTTGCAGACAATGCTGCCTCGGAAGTGCAGCTTCTGGACAGCTTTTTCGATTTTCTCAAGGCCTACCGCATCCTGGTGCATTTCAACGGAGACGGGTTTGACATCCCTTATCTCTTGAAGCGCTGCCGCCACTTCGGACTGTCCTATGACTTTTCATCCGTGGAGAGCGTGGACATTTACAAAAAGATCAAGCCCTACAAAAAGTTACTGGGGCTGGAGAGCATGAAGCAAAAATCCATTGAGCAGTTTTTGGGCATATCCCGCTCGGACAAATATTCCGGCGGGCAGCTGATCGAAGTCTATCAGGATTATCTGGTGACCCGTGAGAAGTTCCTTTATGACCTTCTCATATTACATAACGAGGACGATCTAAAGGGAATGCCGGTCATACTTCCGATCCTGAACTATCCGGATCTGCTGGAGCATCCCCTGCGGTTTTTAAGTCATCAGGTGCTTGAAGAGACCGGCTTTTTCGGCGATATCCATCATCTGCTGAAACTGACCTGCGAGAGCGACTATGAAGTACCCGTACCATTTGACAGCTCCAATACACCGGTGAACTGCTCTGTGGAGGGCCGCCGGATGGAGTTCACCATCGACTTATTCGACGGCACCCTCAAACATTTTTATCCCAACTACAAGGATTACTACTATCTGGTTTATGAGGATACGGCTGTCCATAAGAGCATCGGCGAATATGTGGACAAGGACGCCCGGGTAAAAGCCACCGCCAAAACCTGCTATACCAAAAAGAACGGCTGTTTTGTGCCTCAGTTTGAACCGATCTGGGAACCGGTGATGAAGCAGGAACCCAAGGACAAGCTGTGTTACGCTGACTTAAGCGATATCTGCCTCCAGGATCCGGCCTGTTTCCAGGCATATCTGCGGCAGCTCTTAAAGCACCTGGGCGTGAAGTAACGATCCGGGACGGCCTTACATCACAATATCTGGGGATTTTTCCGGTACAGACGCGGGGAGATCCCCTTTTCCTTTTTAAACAGATCTCCGAAATAATTCCCGTCCGAAAATCCGCAGAGCTGGGCAATGTCCATCACCGGCAGATCTGTCTCCAGAAGCATCCTGGACGCCTCCTTCAGCCGCACATAGTTTAAATATTCCTTATATCCGAAACCGGTCAGTTTCTTAAATCTCCGCGAAAAATAGGAGGGAGTCATGTGAACCCGCTCCGCCACCAGTTCCAGCGTCAGAGGCTCTCTGAAATGGCTGACAGATATATCTGGCAGCATTCTGGATCTCCGTCTCCTGCGCAGCCTCCTTCACATCCTCCATCTGCGGCTGACGGCTCTCCCTGCCGCAGCGCCCCATAAAAGCCAGCAGTTCAAACAGATAGTTCTGGCTCAGCATGTCCGTGAATTCATCCCGGTTTGTCTGCTCCGCCAGGATCTTCCGGAACAGGCTCTCCACATATGCCCGACGGCCCGGTTCTACTGCACATAAGGGAGCAGAGCCAGGATGAGTCCTCCATCCGGCGCCGCACTGTGCTTCCATCCGTTCCATATAGTCTGCATGGAAACTGACTGCGATCCGCTCGCTCTCCTGCACCAGCCCATAGATCGTGTGATGGAGCGCCAGCGGCTCGATCAGGATCATATTCCCCGGCTCCATATGATAGATCGTATGGTCGAGAAACACCCGGCACCGCCCTGATACCAGGTAGTAAAGCTCATAATACCGGTGATAATGGTCCTGCGGCATCATAAAATCCGCCGGCCGCCGCCTGCGGCTGACCGTAATACCGGACCTGGCCGTCTCAAGCTCCACGCTGGATTCTGCCGTCTTCCCCTGCATCCGGCACGCAGGACACTTTTTTTCTTCCTGTTTTATCATAAGATATTCCGATCCCCTCTCCACATCCTGACCCTGTTCCCAGATTCTACCACAGTTTTCATGTTTGTGCAAATAATCAGTAGTTGCAAAGAGTTTTTTCCATTTTTTCCGTAAAATAACCGTATTTTTTATTGTATGATATCTTTCGAAGCTACATTTTCGAGGAGAATATGCCGTATTGACCGCGGCTTTATGAAAAAGGAGAACTTAGAACTCATGTCAAACCAGGCAGCACTGTCCGAAAAGGACGCCCAATTCCGTGATTTTGCACTGCACAGCAATATGTGGAGAGTCGTGTTTTACGTCTGTGTGCCTCTGGCTCTCTACCAGAGCCTGACACAGCTTTTCAAGATATTTGATTCCATGATGGCGGCGCACATCAGTGCGAATTCCGTTTCCGCCGTGGCGTACCTTTCCCAGATCAACCTCATGCTGTCCGCTCTGGGCGGCGGACTGGCCATCGGCGCCAGTTTAAAGGTCAGTGAAGCCTACGGCGCGGGGGATTTCCTCCTGGTCCAAAAACGCGTGAGCACCCTGTTTGCCATGTGCGGCATCCTGGGCGCCGGAATTTTGATCGTGCTGGTGCCATTCACCCCGCAGTTTCTGCGGTTCGCTAAAACGCCGGAAGAGTTTATCGCGGAAGGCTCACAGTACTTTATCCTGGAGCTGTTCGGCATGGTCATCAGCTTCTTTAACAACGTCTACATCGCGATCGAGCGGGCACGCGGCAACTCCAGGCGGATCCTGAACTTAAATATTGTGGTGATCGCGATCAAGCTGTCCCTGACTGCGCTCTTCGTCTATGTGCTGCACAGCGGCATCAATATGATCGCCGTGGCAACGATCGTTTCCCAGATGTCGCTTTTGATCGCCGCCATTGTAAACTTAAACCAGAAAGGCAACGCTTTTGGGTTCTCACTCTCCAGCATTTCCCTGAAAGGCCAGGTAGCAGCCCCCATGCTGTCTCTCTCCATCCCGGTCATCATTGAGAAGGTGGCTTTTGCTTTCGGCAAAGTCATCATCAATTCCATGAGCACCGTATACAGCGCCCTGACCGTCGGCGCTCTGGGTATCTCCAACAACATCGGCGGCTTTACCACCAATCCGCAAAGCGGTTTCCAGGAAGGCGGCTCCGCCATCATCAGCCAGAGCCTGGGCGCCGGACAGCCCAGGCGTGCACTGCAGGCGTTCAAATGTGTGTTCATCGTCTGTGTGGCGATCGGCGCGGTGTTTATGAGCCTGTCCCTGATCTTCCTGGATCAGATCAGCTGGCTTTTTGCAGGATCCGATGCAGAATTTGGGAAGATGATCGCATCCATCTACCGTTACGAGGCCCTGGGGGCCATCCCTCTGGGAATGAACGCTGCAGTCATGGCCCTGCTCTATGGTTTCGGAAAAACCCGCATCACCCTGTTCATCAACTTCAGCCGCGTGTTTATTTTCCGCGTGCCGGTGCTGTGGTT
This portion of the Clostridium sp. AN503 genome encodes:
- a CDS encoding AraC family ligand binding domain-containing protein, which gives rise to MIKQEEKKCPACRMQGKTAESSVELETARSGITVSRRRRPADFMMPQDHYHRYYELYYLVSGRCRVFLDHTIYHMEPGNMILIEPLALHHTIYGLVQESERIAVSFHADYMERMEAQCGAGWRTHPGSAPLCAVEPGRRAYVESLFRKILAEQTNRDEFTDMLSQNYLFELLAFMGRCGRESRQPQMEDVKEAAQETEIQNAARYICQPFQRASDAGTGGGAGSHDSLLFFAEI
- the ruvB gene encoding Holliday junction branch migration DNA helicase RuvB, coding for MERRIITTEVTEEDKYIEPSLRPQMLSEYIGQEKIKNNLKVYIDAAKARGESLDHVLFYGPPGLGKTTLSGIIANEMGVHMKVTSGPAIEKPGEMAAILNNLQEGDVLFVDEIHRLNRQVEEVLYPAMEDFAIDIMLGKESSARSIRLDLPHFTLVGATTRAGLLTAPLRDRFGVVQKLEFYSTEELAVIVKHSARVLGVEIEDTGAAEIARRSRGTPRLANRLLKRVRDFAQVKYDGVITKAVADFALDILDVDKLGLDNNDRSILLLMIEKFGGGPVGLDTLAAALGEDAGTLEDVYEPYLLMNGFINRTPRGRVATESAYRHLGIPFEG
- a CDS encoding MATE family efflux transporter; amino-acid sequence: MSNQAALSEKDAQFRDFALHSNMWRVVFYVCVPLALYQSLTQLFKIFDSMMAAHISANSVSAVAYLSQINLMLSALGGGLAIGASLKVSEAYGAGDFLLVQKRVSTLFAMCGILGAGILIVLVPFTPQFLRFAKTPEEFIAEGSQYFILELFGMVISFFNNVYIAIERARGNSRRILNLNIVVIAIKLSLTALFVYVLHSGINMIAVATIVSQMSLLIAAIVNLNQKGNAFGFSLSSISLKGQVAAPMLSLSIPVIIEKVAFAFGKVIINSMSTVYSALTVGALGISNNIGGFTTNPQSGFQEGGSAIISQSLGAGQPRRALQAFKCVFIVCVAIGAVFMSLSLIFLDQISWLFAGSDAEFGKMIASIYRYEALGAIPLGMNAAVMALLYGFGKTRITLFINFSRVFIFRVPVLWFLQQFTDYGSISVGIVMGVSNVSIGVTSVVIGIYEIRKICKEYGISFWGRA
- a CDS encoding helix-turn-helix transcriptional regulator, translated to MTPSYFSRRFKKLTGFGYKEYLNYVRLKEASRMLLETDLPVMDIAQLCGFSDGNYFGDLFKKEKGISPRLYRKNPQIL
- a CDS encoding cell division protein ZapA, with the translated sequence MEQKNYTEVLIDGTIYTLGGAEEEFYLRKVAAYLNEKIGKIRKQDGFRRMNADYQNLTIHLNIADDYFKEQERADLLAEQKAALEKDAYSLKHELITIQMKLESLEQELEATRWKLQEAEQAAAAEGKKNLAVQQAVDAENKKNRAEQQAAEAENRKNRAEQRAHTAQEKKHKAEQQAAEAAQEAEAKHQAEHQTAEEDWQKAEDEKQKALQAAAAAVAAKKPQRR
- the ruvA gene encoding Holliday junction branch migration protein RuvA codes for the protein MFSYIKGTLEEILEDRIVVETGGIGWNIHVPLSVLDRIPRTGGEVRIYTSFQVREDAMTLYGFLSRQDQQMFEQLLGVNGIGPKAALGILSTLQPDDLRMAIISEDAKAISRAPGIGPKTAKRVILDLKDRIKMEDILPGSFAGGSEVPSSAATGMEGVGKEAIEALVALGYSMTEATKAVRQVEITEGMSAEAVLKGSLKYLAF
- a CDS encoding ribonuclease H-like domain-containing protein, which translates into the protein MITIEKRLDLPNTYPLERIGPLEELLFFDIETTGFSGDYSNLYLIGCTYYKDGGWNLIQWFADNAASEVQLLDSFFDFLKAYRILVHFNGDGFDIPYLLKRCRHFGLSYDFSSVESVDIYKKIKPYKKLLGLESMKQKSIEQFLGISRSDKYSGGQLIEVYQDYLVTREKFLYDLLILHNEDDLKGMPVILPILNYPDLLEHPLRFLSHQVLEETGFFGDIHHLLKLTCESDYEVPVPFDSSNTPVNCSVEGRRMEFTIDLFDGTLKHFYPNYKDYYYLVYEDTAVHKSIGEYVDKDARVKATAKTCYTKKNGCFVPQFEPIWEPVMKQEPKDKLCYADLSDICLQDPACFQAYLRQLLKHLGVK